Proteins encoded by one window of Carassius auratus strain Wakin chromosome 8, ASM336829v1, whole genome shotgun sequence:
- the foxp3b gene encoding forkhead box protein P3, with the protein MTHSMWEGGNFRLSFLSYKDPFTLIFNQNSTGRQRLTTKAQGMPQSERESDKRVSGRENERQPPLKEERDASPPLLNESSSPQHVEHLSSGVRSRAADEERMQFLQLVFQNSPAGPIRPSVLRSTALLLQANESHQATMNRRKDTGHSEAVAGSSQHRKQSPSFHSHSPVESDIQRSSSLFVNGQCRWPGCDRVFEGYTHFLRHLNRDHSTDEKTIAQWRVQQDLVCHMENQLVQEKQKLHAMQLHLQLFECVSTRTGAATGWCRPLALNGRTERASVAPVRQEPWHTPPPHLLPDFVSSVEYYKYANLRPPYTYAFLIRWSILEAPDKQRTLNEIYNWFTRMFFYFRHNSPTWKNAVRHNLSLHKCFVRVDGRTGAVWTVDEEEFQKRKGQKIHRDYTFKWMTPFSHCPSHEASDLSIKATNFQ; encoded by the exons ATGACACATTCTATGTGGGAAGGTGGCAACTTCAG attgtcatttttatccTATAAAGATCCTTTCACTCTCATTTTTAACCAGAACAGCACAGGAAGACAACGACTGACTACAAAGGCGCAAG GAATGCCtcagtctgagagagagagtgacaaaAGAGTGAGTGGGAGAGAAAATGAACGACAGCCACCACTAAAAGAAGAGCGTGACGCATCTCCCCCTCTGTTGAATGAATCCTCTTCACCCCAGCACGTGGAACATCTTTCTTCTGGAGTACGTTCT AGAGCTGCTGATGAGGAACGGATGCAGTTTCTTCAGCTGGTGTTTCAGAATTCTCCGGCTGGTCCGATCAGGCCGTCTGTACTTCGCTCTACAGCTCTCCTGCTTCAGG CAAATGAGAGCCACCAAGCAACCATGAACAGAAGAAAAGACACAGGTCACAGTGAAGCTGTTGCTGGATCAAGCCAGCACAGGAAACAATCTCCCAGCTTTCATTCTCACAG CCCAGTGGAGTCAGATATCCAGAGATCCAGCTCTCTTTTTGTAAACGGACAATGTCGCTGGCCAGGCTGTGACAGAGTCTTTGAAGGCTATACTCATTTTCTTAG ACATCTAAACCGAGACCACAGCACAGATGAGAAAACGATTGCACAGTGGCGAGTTCAGCAAGACCTGGTGTGCCACATGGAGAATCAG CTCGTTCAGGAGAAGCAGAAACTTCACGCCATGCAGCTTCACCTTCAGCTGTTTGAATGCGTCTCGACACGTACC GGAGCTGCTACAGGCTGGTGTAGGCCGCTGGCACTAAATGGCAGGACAGAGAGAGCTAGTGTAGCGCCGGTACGACAGGAACCCTGGCACACACCCCCACCACACCTGCTGCCAG ATTTTGTTAGCAGTGTTGAATACTACAAATATGCAAACTTGCGGCCTCCATATACATATGCTTTCTTAATCAGATGg TCAATTCTGGAAGCTCCGGACAAACAGCGGACGCTAAACGAAATTTACAACTGGTTCACAAGAATGTTCTTCTATTTCCGTCATAATTCTCCTACATGGAAG AACGCTGTGCGACACAATCTTAGTCTCCACAAATGCTTTGTTCGGGTGGACGGAAGGACAGGGGCGGTGTGGACGGTGGACGAGGAAGAGTTTCAGAAGAGAAAAGGGCAGAAAATCCACAG GGACTACACTTTCAAATGGATGACACCCTTCTCCCATTGCCCATCCCATGAAGCCTCAGATTTATCAATCAAAGCCACAAATTTTCAGTAA